Part of the Leclercia sp. AS011 genome is shown below.
TCTTGCTCAGTGGAGATAATCTGACTAATAAAGAGATTATTCTTCAGTTGATTCATGCGCTTGAAGTAACGACGGATCACGCGGCTGCCGAGGTGATCCGCAATACCCTGGAGATCGTTGTCGGTTTCACCCGGGATGATATCTAAACCCTGCTCACTGCCCGCCAGTCACCTCCGCATCCAGATTACTCATACCTGAAATAGTTCGTTCTGACTGCCCTTGATAAGGGCAGCCAGATCGCCTGTCCTGAACCCCCA
Proteins encoded:
- a CDS encoding biofilm development regulator YmgB/AriR family protein — translated: MKANITQHTQHFNALHDRSLASWFHSAGAAMPEECAVLGSAIRCILLSGDNLTNKEIILQLIHALEVTTDHAAAEVIRNTLEIVVGFTRDDI